TCTACGACATCCCCGTGACCCGCCTCGACGGCACAACCACGACTCTGAACGAGTACCGCGGCAAAGTGCTGCTGGTGGTGAACCTCGCGAGCAAGTGTACGTTCACCCCACAGTACGCCGGGTTGGAAGAGCTGTACCGCACGTACCGGGACCGCGGGCTCGTGATACTCGGGTTCCCGTGCAATCAATTCCTGTGGCAGGAACCGGGGACGGCCGACGACATCCGGGCGACCTGCTCGCTCCGCTACGGGGTGACGTTCCCCGTGTTCGCCAAGGTGAAGGTCAACGGTTCGGACGCCCACCCCCTCTACCAGCGGCTCAAGTCGGCTCGCGGGGGTCTGCTGGGGACGCGGGCGGTGAAGTGGAACTTCACCAAGTT
The sequence above is a segment of the Fimbriiglobus ruber genome. Coding sequences within it:
- a CDS encoding glutathione peroxidase, which translates into the protein MTNPPTIYDIPVTRLDGTTTTLNEYRGKVLLVVNLASKCTFTPQYAGLEELYRTYRDRGLVILGFPCNQFLWQEPGTADDIRATCSLRYGVTFPVFAKVKVNGSDAHPLYQRLKSARGGLLGTRAVKWNFTKFLVNRGGEVVGRYSGLTSPQKLTGPIEQLLEGPTGR